A DNA window from Paenibacillus andongensis contains the following coding sequences:
- a CDS encoding DUF5132 domain-containing protein: protein MIQKNIDKIIIGSALAVAASALLPIAKSTLRPLAAAGMQGSGGLLHQARSLLQMAREEVEDIVAEAQFERMKKQLDKEIASLNDEEK, encoded by the coding sequence ATGATTCAAAAGAACATAGACAAAATTATTATCGGTTCCGCCCTGGCTGTAGCTGCCTCCGCCTTACTCCCCATTGCTAAATCTACCTTGCGGCCTCTCGCCGCAGCCGGCATGCAGGGTAGTGGCGGCTTGTTACATCAGGCCAGATCCCTACTTCAAATGGCTCGGGAAGAAGTGGAAGATATTGTAGCAGAAGCTCAGTTTGAAAGAATGAAAAAGCAGCTTGATAAAGAAATCGCATCGCTTAATGACGAAGAGAAATGA